Part of the Bacillus sp. N1-1 genome, AGCAATAGAAATCGGAGCATGAAGGTAGTTTGGTGTACAAACGCTTACTGCATCAACCTCACTATTTTGAAGCAACTCTTCATAACTTTCATAGGACTTCGCCCCATAAAGTACGGCGGTTTCATCCGCTCTTGATTTAACAATGTCACAAACCGCAATAATTTTTATTTGTGTGTTTGCCGCGTATTCTGGTAAATGACGGTGTTTCGCAATACTCCCACATCCGATAACACCAATTTTTAATTCATTCATGGTTTCTCCTCCTCAATTCCTCTCTTATTTAGACGCGATGGTTTCAAGCGGTTTTGCATTTCCATAGACAGGCTTTGGTATCGTTGTAGGCTTGGCCCAGGCAACCGCATTTTTCATTACGCGTTGAATATCTTTGTGGTAATAGGTTGGGTACGTTTCGTGCCCTGGTCTAAAATAAAAGACCTTCCCTTGACCACGCTTATATGTACAGCCGCTTCTGAAGACCTCTCCGCCTTCAAACCAGCTTACAAACACAAGCTCATCAGGTGCCGGGATATCGAAATGCTCTCCATACATTTCTTCTCGATCAAGTTCAATTTTCTCCCCAAGACCTTCTGCAATCGGATGCGTTGGATCCACAACCCACATTCTTTCTTTCTCATCTGCTTCACGCCATTTCAAATCGCAGCCTGTTCCCATCAATTTTTTGAAAATTTTAGAAAAGTGACCGGAATGAAGCACAATAAGGCCCATGCCATCTAGAACTCGCTGATGAACGCGATTCACGATTTCATCTGATACTTCTTCATGGGCGATGTGACCCCACCAGAGAAGAACGTCCGTGTTGTTTAGCACCTCTTCAGATAAGCCATGTTCAGGCTCGTCCAAAGTTGCCGTTTTTACTTCAAAGTCCTCTTTTAGAAATACTGCAATAGCACCGTGAATCCCATTTGGATACACGCTTCTTACTTCTTCACTAGTTTGTTCGTGACGATTTTCATTCCATACTGTAACGTTAAGCATTCAAATCCACTCCTATTTTATCTATTCTTTTACTGAACCTGATGTTAAACCTGATACAATTCTTCTTTGGAAAATCAGAACCATAATGACAAGCGGAACCGTTACAACAACTGTCGCTGCAGAAATCTCGCCCCATGGGATCGTATACTGTCCCTGGAAAAGGGCAATTCCGACTGGTACAGTTTTAAACTTATCTGCCGTGTTAATTGTAAGGGCGAACAAAAACTCATTCCACGCCGCAATAAATACGAGAATAGCTGTGGTGAAAATACCTGGCACGGCAAGTGGCATGATCACTTTCCAATACGTTTGCCATAAGGAAGCGCCATCAATTTTCGCAGCTTCTTCAAGATCGAACGGAATTTTGCGGAAGAACGTAACGAGAAGCCAGATCGATAATGGTAGCGTGATCGTCGTGTACGGTATAATTAGCCCAAGATAACTATTTGTAAGACCTAAGTTCTTTAGAAAAATGTAAATTGGTGAAATCGTCGCCACTTGTGGAAACATCGAAACAGATAGCACCACACCTAGAATAATCGGTTTCCCTTTAAAATTCAGACGCGCGATGGAATACGCCGCAAATGATGCAACTAGCACGGTGTAAACGGTTGTGATTGTCGCAACAACGGTACTATTCCATAAATAGCGAGGAAACGGATAGTCTACGAAAACGGATACATAGTTTTGTAGAGTAGGGTTATTCGTAAACGGATTGAACGCTTTTTCACCAAAGAGCTCTGTTAGCGGTTTAATCGAACTTGCAAGCATCCATAAAAACGGAAACATGACAACAAAGACAAACACAACTAGGAAAACGTAAAACATCGGTCCCGCTTTCTTATTCATCTGGCTGGCCCTCCCTCTTCATGATAAAATACATTCTCATTTCTTTCCAGTTCCATCGTTTATTAATTCTGCACCAAGTAATTTAATGAAGATTCCAGAGATGATGGCAACACAGATGAACACAACAACTGAAATCGCTGAACCTTCACCGAAATTCGTTTGCGTAAACATCAACGTATAAGCAAGCATTGAGATCGTTTCGGTTGAGTTCGCTGGACCTCCACCAGTTAATACGTAAATTAAATCAAACACACGGAACGCATCTAGCGTTCGGAATAAGAGTGCAACGAGAAGACTTGTTTTCAAAAGTGGTAAGGTAATTGTTACGAACTGCTTCCACTTATTCGCTCCATCAATCGATGCCGCTTCATAAAGAGAAGACGGGATCGTTTGCAGTCCTGCTAGTAATAGCAATGCCATATAAGGTGTCGTTTTCCATACATCGGCAAAAATAACAGAGAACATGGCACCAGTATCAGTTGTAAGAAGCATGGCCATGCGATCAATTAAACCAACATCTTCAAACAGCTTTGCTACAATACCGTTTTGACCATCATAAAGGAACTTCCACATCAGGGCCGCAACAGCTGTTGGGATCGCCCATGGGATTAGAATACTTGCTCGAATCAACCCTCGGCCTAAGAAAGCTTTGTTAATAAGGAGGGCAATCGCTAGACCTAGAATGAGTTCAGCTAGAACAGAAATAAATGTAAATACACTCGTGTTCCAAAGAGATTTCCACATCCGCTGATCAGTTAAATTTTCTTTGTAGTGTTCAAATCCAATAAAGTTCGGTTCAACAACAATTTCAGTTAGTGCGGATGATAAACCAACAATTTTATCGCCTTTTTCCAAACTTCCATTTTCATTGATCGTCATTAAATCATTATTGATCGCTTTAACGGAAGAGGTAAAATCCTCTGCTACGCTTTCATCAATTTCAACGTACTTCATATCGTCAGGAATATTTTCAAACTTGTCTAGCTTTTCATTAATCACATCATAATTTTCTGCTGCTTGAGGGTTTTCTTTAATACTGGCATCGAGATTTTCTAATGTTGTTTTCATCTCGGTCAGCTCTTCACTTGAATTCCCATTATCAATTTCAGAGTTAATTGCGCCAACTAGAAATGGATAGTTTTGCAAGTAGCGGTCTAGATCAATTTGATAATCGAGATGAACTTCTGATTTCGTTGGTTCATTAAGACGAAGGTCGAAAAGACTAAAATAAAATGACTGGAAAACTGGCCAAATAGAAATTGCTAGAATTAGGATCAGTGCTGGGGCAAGAAGTAAATAACCGACAACCGCATCGTTGTTTTTCTTTTTCTTCTTTTTGGGTTGTTTATCCACTTTAATAGGCTCTTTTGGATCGATATCTGTTTGCATACCAACGCTCCTCTCTTTAAGAAAAAGGTGTCTTATTGTTCCGTTACATTGCTAGACACCGCTTTTGATACTTCAAATTTTCTTATAGCCCTTTTTTCCAAAAAATATGTAGGAAAGACATTAGCCTTCTTGTGGAAGGCTAATGAACTTTTCTATTATTTTTCTAGCTTTTCATTCATTTCTTTTTCCATCGCAGCTGCTGCTTCTTCAGGAGTTTCTTCTCCTGCAATTGCTTTAGAAATGTGGATTTGAATGATTTCAGAGATTTCAGGGTAGTTTGGAGCTACAGGACGGGAAACAGCTGCTTCAAGTGCTGTTTGGAATCCTTCTTCCCCAAAGAATGGGTTCGCTTCGATAATTTCTTCATCTTCAAAAAGAGCCGGTAGCGTTGGAGCATGAGAGCCTTCAATCGCATCGATCTTCTGTCCTTCTTCACCAGTCATAAACTTCAAGAACTCCCAAGCTTCTTGAGGATGTTCAGTGAAATTATTGATGGCTGCCATCCAACCGCCAAGCGCTGATGCTGATCCTGCATCACCTTCAGGAAGTGGAGCGACTTCAACATTCCCTACAATTTTAGACTGCTCTTCATCATTTGCTAGAGAGTACTGGTATGGCCAGTTACGAATAAACGGAGACTGTCCTTCAATAAATGCTGTGTGAGATTCTACTTCAGTGAACGTATTGATGTTACCCGGAACGAAATCAGAGTTTGCGATTTCAACCATCTTGGAAATACCTTTAATCGCTTCAGGACTATTGATGACAACTTCTCCATTCTCATCAATAAATGCCCCACCGTAAGAACCGACAAATTCAACTGCGTTTGTCACAAGACCTTCATACTGCTTCGCTTGCATTAAGTAACCAAACTTCGTGCCATCTTGACCTTTGAGCTCAGAAGCTTGTGTCATTAAGTCATCCCACGTTTTCGGAGCTTCAGAAACCATGTCAGAGCGGTAGAAAAGCATTCCAGTATCAATGAATTTCGGCATTGCCCACTGCTTTCCATTAAATGTTGCTGCCGTTACCGGTCCCTGGTTATAGTCATCCATGTTAATGCCGTCTTTTTCAATAAAACGGTCTAGAGGAAGAACATACCCTGCTTGAGCAAATTCTGCAGGCCAGATAACATCGATATCAAACACATCGATCTCAGATGATTCAGCGTTCAACATTGTCACATATGCATCATGCTGTGCTCCCGTATCTGTTGGCATTTCGCGGAATTCAATTTCAATATTCGGGTTTTGCTTTTCGAATTCCTCAACCATTACATCGGTTGCACCTGTTGCATCTTTACCACGAGCATAAACGAGCGTAACTTTTTCTCCATCACCTGAACTCGCATTTTCATCACCTGAATTGTTGCTAGTATTACTTGAAGAATTATTTGAAGAACTACATGCTGAAAGAACAATGATAAGGGCCAAAACGATAAAAAGTAGTTTACTATTCTTCAATATTCGCATAATACGAAATCCCCCTTAAGTTTTGTTGAAATCGATATCAATTTTTGAAATCGATTTCAAAATTAAAGATAACGCTTACAAAAATCGTAAGTTAAGTCGACTTTCGAATAATAAGCGATAATGGCAGCTCCATTACACTTTGTCTGACACGTTCACGCTTTCCTTTTAAACAATCAATAAAAATGGTCATAGCACGACTACCAATTTCGGCACCTGGTTGATAAATTGTCGTTAGCTCTGGTTCAATCATACTTGCAATCGGCTGATCATCAAATCCGAGAATCGCCATATCTCCCGGAACATCTAGCCCATTTCGCTTCGCTTCCTTCACCATTGCAGCTGCTACTTCGTCTCCACCAGTAAAAATGGCCGTTGGTCGTTCTGCTAACGTTAGAATTTTGTTAAATGTTTTTACACCGTCTTCCATAGTATATGTATCATGGAAGATCCATTCTGATTTCACTTCAAGACCAGCTTCATCCACTGCTTGAAAGAATCCTTTGCGGCGATCATTGGATAGTCCACTTGTTGATCCCATGCAGTAAGCGAGTCGCTGATGCCCTCGTTCAATCAGATGCTTTGTCCCTAAATAACTCCCCTGAACTTGATTCAATCGAACCATTGGTACTGTCGCATCGTGATGATACTCATTGCATAGAATAATCGGTCCATGATCGGTATATGGCTGAATTTGCTCCCAATCATTTTCTATTGAAGTGAAGATCACACCATCAACCTGCTTCGTTTGCAAGAGATTGAGGAATTCAAGTTCCTTCTTCTTACTTGATTTTGTTTGACAAATAATAAGCTGAAAGCCATTTTCCTCAGCAACTTTCTCAATGCCATCTAATATCAAAGTGAAGAAGGGATTGGTTAACCTTGGGATCAAAACCGCTACAAGATTTGTTCTACGATTGCGCAGATTTCGAGCAGACGTGTTTGGAAAATACCCGAGTTCCTTCATCGCCTCATGAACTAATTGACGCTTGTCTTTCGATACGTGCGGATAATCATTAATGACACGTGATACAGTCGCTCGTGATAATCCGGTATAGTCTGCGACGTCAGCAATTGTTGCCATGTTACATCCTCCTCTGAAAGTACAAAAGACCCTCCCTTCTTTTGTAATCGATTTCATGAAATCGATTACAAACATCATAACGCAAGTTCACAGAATGTTCAACGTTATTTTCAAAATATTATAACGCTTTTATTTTTTTAGCTGAATTTCACGTAAATATTTGTAACTCTGCGTCACACTTTCAATCGGATCGAAGTCACAGTCATCTTGTTCAACAACCCACCACTGCACACCGCAAGCGTGTCCCTGCTCGATCACTTCTTCAATAGCGATGTTTCCTGTTCCAAGGATAACCGTTGCTTCTCTTTCATCATCTGATCGGTCCTTCAAATGGATGACTGGTGATCTTCCTGCAAATTTTTGCATCCATTCAACAGGGTCATGCCCAACTTGATTGAGCCAGTAAATATCAAATTCAGCCTGAATGGCATCATGTGCATCTAAAATGCGATATAGATCGCTACCTTCAATACTACGACCAAGTTCAAAATCATGATGATGATAAGCGATTTCCATTCCCTGTTTACTACAAACGAGCGATGCATATTTCATGATCTCTGCTACTTTCTTATAGTCTTCAGCGCTTCTTCTTTCAGGAGGTAACCATGGACAAACAATTCGGGTATTCCCTAACACTTTTTGTTCCTCAATCACCGCTTCTAACTCATTTTCAATTCGTTCAATTGGCACATGATGTGCGATGACAGACAGACCAAGCTCATCTAACTTGCTCTTCACTTCTTGCGGTTTATGACCATGAAGTCCAGCAAGCTCAACACCTTCATAACCGATGGCTTCTACTCTTACTAACGTTTCAAAAAAATCTTTTTCACATTCGTTTCGCAGCGTGTACAGTTGTAATCCTACGCCAATTTCAATCATTTGTGACACTCCTTTTTGTATAAAGAATAAATCAGAAGTTTAACCCCATCGTTATGATATAAAAACAATTGGTTCACTTTCTCCTTCTGAGATGAAACTTCTCCACCATTCACTAATTTTCGATAAAACGACGGAAAACCCTTTTTTGTGACAAAAAAACAATTTCTTTTATCTTTCTTGAAAATTCAAGTGCTCCTTCAGTTCTTGATCGAGTAAATGCAAGGCGGTTCGTGATCCATATGTACCGTGACTCACATCATTTTCGTCTCGTTTCCTTTCCTTTAGTGGTAAAAAAGATAACATTTTAGCTGTTTTCATAGAGAGATTCCCTAAAACATATCATAAAAAAACTTCTCTATTCGTTCTATAAAAATAGAACAATAGAGAAGTTTCAATTTCATGCTTAACAATTCTCCGGCGAACCAGCATTCGTCGCTGTTTTAAACGAAGAACCACAGCCGCATGATGCGATCGCGTTCGGGTTGTCGATTGTGAACCCGCCGCCCATCATGTTTTGTTTATAATCAATCTTCACACCATCTAAAACTGGTGCGCTTTCGTTGTCCATAATAATCGTGACGCCATGCTGAGGATCTAGCGCTTGATCATCGGCTTTCATTTCAGTATCAAAACCCATACCGTAACTTAAACCAGTACAGCCGCCACCTTTTACGCCGACACGCAAGTAAAGGTTGTCACCTTCTTCTTGCTTCATCATTTCTTTTACCTGTGCTGCTGCAGCTTCAGATAAATGGATCATTAAAATCCCTCCAATCACCGTAATGCTACTTCTAGTATACCGCGCGAGCGAACTAAGCTCAACAATTGAACCTCAGCCGCTCGCTATATTTCAAGTGTAAGATTATATTATGCTTCTCATCAAGCTTTTGACTATATGCTAGTACTTGAGGATGGTTTCATTCGAGAGCGATGGAAGGTAGCATAATATCTCGCTATTGTATCGCTGCATTTTTCTATTTTACAAGCTCTACGTCCATCTAAACCTTCTATCATTCTACATGAACATCCTTTTATTGACAAACAACCTATTTCACGAAGTATACTCCTGTTGAAATGGTGACAGCCGGCCCCGTCATCCACACGTGGTCATCAATATCCCATGTAATGTCCAAGTCACCACCAGCAAGATGAACCGTTACCTTTGTTCCTTTAGGCGTTTTTTCATTTAATACACCTGCTACTACAGCGGCGCACGCTCCCGTTCCGCATGCTTGTGTGATACCTGAACCTCGTTCCCATACACGAAAATGATACTCACCGCTTGATACAACCTCAACGAATTCAACATTAATACTCTCTGGAAATAGTTCATGATCAGTAAAATAAGGTCCCGCCGTCGTAAGAGGTGCAGAATGAATATCTTCGACAAACATCACCATATGAGGATTTCCCATCGAAACTCCCGTCATACGTAGGGATTGACATTCAAAATCAATCGGTTCATTAATCACTTTTTCTTCCGCATTCCCTTTCATCGGAAGACTCCCTCTTGTCCATTGGGGTTTTCCCATATCAATTGTTACAGTTTCAACCACATCATTAACGAGATGAACTTCTGCTTGCACGAGCCCTGCTAGCGTTTCAATCGCAAATTTCGTTTCAGAAACAAGCTTATTTTCATAAGCGTATTTGGCTACACAGCGTAATCCATTCCCACAGTTTTTACCTTCTGATCCATCTTTATTAAAAATCCTCATTTTCACTTCAGCTTTATCTGATGGACAAATCAAGATCATGCCGTCTGATCCGATGCCCGTGTAAACATCTGACACTTCTTTTGCATATTGAGGAAGGTTACCTTCGTTTAATGGTTGCTCAAATGTGTTGATGTAAATGTAGTTATTGCCAAGGCCATGCATTTTTGTATAAGTAATTTCCTGCAATGCTGTCACTCTTTCTATCTTTTTATTTGGTTTTTCCGAACGGCTTCTGTCGTCCAAAAATAATCGCTATCAATTTTTTCAATCACGAGCTTGCCGTTACAACAAGGCATCACGAGTCTTGTTTTAATTTCTTCACAGCCCTGCTGATAATCTCGTTCTGTCATCGGTGTTAATACATTCTCCGTCTGACAAAATGGGCATTCTGGAACGTAAACGTCGCCCATCATACGATCATACGGCAATGTATGTTCAAAGCTACTCATCAGTGATCCCTCCTGCCTTTTAATTAAACAAGTATATCGTAAAATTATAAAAATACAACAATGCGGTGCTTGAATTATCATCACAAAAGGATAAAACAACCATAAAAAAAAGCCCCTTTAAAAGAGGCTTTCAACTTAGAAAATAAGCATACCCGCAATTGCTGCATTTAACAGGTTTGCAAGCGTACCAGCTAAGATCGCGCGCATTCCAAACTTTGCAATTTCCGGACGACGTTTCGGTGCAAGACCACCTAGTCCACCTAGTAGGATGGCAAGAGATGAGAAGTTTGCAAATCCACATAGAGCAAAGCTGATAATCGCAACTGATTTATCAGATAGGTTACCAGCGCTGATTTCCGGACCGAAAGAAGAGAAAGCCACAAATTCGTTTAGGATCAACTTTTGTCCAATGTAGTTACCTGCTTGGACAGCATCTTGCCATGGAACACCAATTACAAACGCAAGTGGTGAGAACACATAACCAAGAATTTGTTGAATCGTTAAGCCACCAGCACCAAACCAACCGCCAACTGCACCAAGTAAGCCATTTAGAAGCGCAATTAAGGCGATAAATGCAAGAAGCATGGCTCCAACATT contains:
- a CDS encoding LacI family DNA-binding transcriptional regulator, translating into MATIADVADYTGLSRATVSRVINDYPHVSKDKRQLVHEAMKELGYFPNTSARNLRNRRTNLVAVLIPRLTNPFFTLILDGIEKVAEENGFQLIICQTKSSKKKELEFLNLLQTKQVDGVIFTSIENDWEQIQPYTDHGPIILCNEYHHDATVPMVRLNQVQGSYLGTKHLIERGHQRLAYCMGSTSGLSNDRRKGFFQAVDEAGLEVKSEWIFHDTYTMEDGVKTFNKILTLAERPTAIFTGGDEVAAAMVKEAKRNGLDVPGDMAILGFDDQPIASMIEPELTTIYQPGAEIGSRAMTIFIDCLKGKRERVRQSVMELPLSLIIRKST
- a CDS encoding ThuA domain-containing protein encodes the protein MLNVTVWNENRHEQTSEEVRSVYPNGIHGAIAVFLKEDFEVKTATLDEPEHGLSEEVLNNTDVLLWWGHIAHEEVSDEIVNRVHQRVLDGMGLIVLHSGHFSKIFKKLMGTGCDLKWREADEKERMWVVDPTHPIAEGLGEKIELDREEMYGEHFDIPAPDELVFVSWFEGGEVFRSGCTYKRGQGKVFYFRPGHETYPTYYHKDIQRVMKNAVAWAKPTTIPKPVYGNAKPLETIASK
- a CDS encoding sugar ABC transporter permease, with the translated sequence MQTDIDPKEPIKVDKQPKKKKKKNNDAVVGYLLLAPALILILAISIWPVFQSFYFSLFDLRLNEPTKSEVHLDYQIDLDRYLQNYPFLVGAINSEIDNGNSSEELTEMKTTLENLDASIKENPQAAENYDVINEKLDKFENIPDDMKYVEIDESVAEDFTSSVKAINNDLMTINENGSLEKGDKIVGLSSALTEIVVEPNFIGFEHYKENLTDQRMWKSLWNTSVFTFISVLAELILGLAIALLINKAFLGRGLIRASILIPWAIPTAVAALMWKFLYDGQNGIVAKLFEDVGLIDRMAMLLTTDTGAMFSVIFADVWKTTPYMALLLLAGLQTIPSSLYEAASIDGANKWKQFVTITLPLLKTSLLVALLFRTLDAFRVFDLIYVLTGGGPANSTETISMLAYTLMFTQTNFGEGSAISVVVFICVAIISGIFIKLLGAELINDGTGKK
- the dapF gene encoding diaminopimelate epimerase, encoding MQEITYTKMHGLGNNYIYINTFEQPLNEGNLPQYAKEVSDVYTGIGSDGMILICPSDKAEVKMRIFNKDGSEGKNCGNGLRCVAKYAYENKLVSETKFAIETLAGLVQAEVHLVNDVVETVTIDMGKPQWTRGSLPMKGNAEEKVINEPIDFECQSLRMTGVSMGNPHMVMFVEDIHSAPLTTAGPYFTDHELFPESINVEFVEVVSSGEYHFRVWERGSGITQACGTGACAAVVAGVLNEKTPKGTKVTVHLAGGDLDITWDIDDHVWMTGPAVTISTGVYFVK
- a CDS encoding sugar phosphate isomerase/epimerase, which gives rise to MIEIGVGLQLYTLRNECEKDFFETLVRVEAIGYEGVELAGLHGHKPQEVKSKLDELGLSVIAHHVPIERIENELEAVIEEQKVLGNTRIVCPWLPPERRSAEDYKKVAEIMKYASLVCSKQGMEIAYHHHDFELGRSIEGSDLYRILDAHDAIQAEFDIYWLNQVGHDPVEWMQKFAGRSPVIHLKDRSDDEREATVILGTGNIAIEEVIEQGHACGVQWWVVEQDDCDFDPIESVTQSYKYLREIQLKK
- a CDS encoding iron-sulfur cluster assembly accessory protein; this translates as MIHLSEAAAAQVKEMMKQEEGDNLYLRVGVKGGGCTGLSYGMGFDTEMKADDQALDPQHGVTIIMDNESAPVLDGVKIDYKQNMMGGGFTIDNPNAIASCGCGSSFKTATNAGSPENC
- a CDS encoding carbohydrate ABC transporter permease, with translation MNKKAGPMFYVFLVVFVFVVMFPFLWMLASSIKPLTELFGEKAFNPFTNNPTLQNYVSVFVDYPFPRYLWNSTVVATITTVYTVLVASFAAYSIARLNFKGKPIILGVVLSVSMFPQVATISPIYIFLKNLGLTNSYLGLIIPYTTITLPLSIWLLVTFFRKIPFDLEEAAKIDGASLWQTYWKVIMPLAVPGIFTTAILVFIAAWNEFLFALTINTADKFKTVPVGIALFQGQYTIPWGEISAATVVVTVPLVIMVLIFQRRIVSGLTSGSVKE
- a CDS encoding ABC transporter substrate-binding protein, with amino-acid sequence MRILKNSKLLFIVLALIIVLSACSSSNNSSSNTSNNSGDENASSGDGEKVTLVYARGKDATGATDVMVEEFEKQNPNIEIEFREMPTDTGAQHDAYVTMLNAESSEIDVFDIDVIWPAEFAQAGYVLPLDRFIEKDGINMDDYNQGPVTAATFNGKQWAMPKFIDTGMLFYRSDMVSEAPKTWDDLMTQASELKGQDGTKFGYLMQAKQYEGLVTNAVEFVGSYGGAFIDENGEVVINSPEAIKGISKMVEIANSDFVPGNINTFTEVESHTAFIEGQSPFIRNWPYQYSLANDEEQSKIVGNVEVAPLPEGDAGSASALGGWMAAINNFTEHPQEAWEFLKFMTGEEGQKIDAIEGSHAPTLPALFEDEEIIEANPFFGEEGFQTALEAAVSRPVAPNYPEISEIIQIHISKAIAGEETPEEAAAAMEKEMNEKLEK